The following are from one region of the Polaribacter marinaquae genome:
- a CDS encoding CvpA family protein — protein sequence MNVFDIVIAALLLFGFVRGVMKGLFVEIASLVALIGGVYGAIHFSFFVGDFLKKSVSWSKEYISLAAFAATFIIIIVTIALIGKLLTKLADFASLGIINKILGGVFGALKIGLILSVVFIFFGKMNDTIPFIEKETLENSILYTPVKKIAPTIFPSIIKDEKEEKTPVINI from the coding sequence ATGAATGTTTTTGATATAGTTATTGCAGCATTGCTACTGTTTGGTTTTGTAAGAGGTGTAATGAAAGGGCTTTTTGTAGAAATAGCGTCTTTAGTTGCTTTAATTGGTGGTGTTTATGGCGCAATACATTTTTCGTTTTTTGTAGGTGATTTCTTAAAAAAATCCGTATCTTGGAGCAAAGAATACATTTCTTTAGCAGCTTTTGCTGCAACTTTTATTATAATTATAGTAACTATAGCCTTAATTGGTAAATTGTTAACTAAATTGGCAGATTTTGCATCTTTAGGTATTATAAATAAAATTTTAGGAGGCGTTTTTGGCGCATTAAAAATAGGTTTAATCTTAAGTGTAGTTTTTATTTTCTTCGGAAAAATGAACGATACTATTCCTTTTATTGAAAAAGAAACTTTAGAAAACTCAATTTTATACACTCCTGTAAAGAAAATTGCCCCTACAATATTTCCTTCCATCATTAAAGATGAAAAAGAGGAAAAAACCCCTGTTATAAACATTTAA
- a CDS encoding carbonic anhydrase family protein produces MRKLAINKVAQDALTPDDVLNNLLDGNKRFMNNSLEAVDYKSLVKETVGGQYPKAVVLSCIDSRVPVEQVFDQTIGDIFVSRVAGNFENTDILGSLEYSCAVAGSKVVLVLGHQSCGAVKAACDGVELGNITAMLNNIMPAVKKSSEEVEGEANSSNPEFVAKTVENNVLLTVERIREKSPILKDMEENGEIKILGGIYSLETGKVTML; encoded by the coding sequence ATGAGAAAATTAGCAATAAATAAAGTAGCACAAGATGCATTAACACCAGATGATGTTTTAAACAATCTTTTAGACGGAAACAAAAGGTTTATGAACAACTCTTTAGAAGCTGTAGATTACAAATCTTTGGTAAAAGAAACTGTGGGTGGTCAATACCCAAAAGCTGTTGTATTATCTTGTATAGATTCTAGAGTACCCGTAGAACAAGTTTTTGATCAAACAATTGGAGACATTTTTGTTTCTAGAGTGGCAGGAAACTTCGAAAATACAGACATATTAGGAAGTTTAGAATATTCTTGTGCAGTTGCTGGAAGTAAAGTTGTATTAGTTTTAGGACACCAAAGTTGTGGTGCTGTAAAAGCAGCTTGTGATGGTGTAGAGCTTGGTAACATAACTGCTATGTTAAACAATATTATGCCAGCTGTAAAAAAATCATCAGAAGAAGTTGAAGGTGAAGCAAACTCAAGCAACCCAGAGTTTGTAGCTAAAACGGTAGAGAACAATGTACTTTTAACGGTAGAAAGAATTAGAGAAAAAAGTCCTATTTTAAAAGATATGGAAGAAAATGGTGAAATTAAAATATTAGGAGGTATTTACTCTTTAGAAACAGGTAAAGTTACTATGTTATAA
- a CDS encoding SulP family inorganic anion transporter produces the protein MKNIFSNIKGDLFGGITAGIVALPLALAFGVSSGLGPSAGLYGAIFISFFAALFGGTNTQISGPTAPMTAVSMVVIAGIIAANDGDITKAMPAILTVFILAGLFQIILGVVGLGKYIRYIPYPVVSGFMTAIGVIILLTQILPSVGYYPKEDVEFVNTFKPEAQEIILENILKEQVGEGTLVLDNFKETINNAQNISLEDVTRESKTLAAKEASGALGALKVLPRALKNINLLELLLALGTIVIIYGFKRITLKIPSTLVALIVMSGIAVGFNLDYRTIQEIPSGIPIPKWEIFTDFSLTNVTPYIFTALTLSLLGAIDSLLTSVVADNMTKTKHKPNKELVGQGIGNTIAAIFGGIPGAGATIRTVVNINAGGKTKISGMIAGIMLLVIMLGLGPIASKIPAGVLAGILITVGIGVMDYKGLKAIPHLPKDIKIGPIKLSSEVLIMMVVLLLSTFWNLVYAVGIGLVIASLMFMKKIGDLTAKRSDVKSLKEEVWSDEINFPENLKEEVFIKHLKGPLFFGSTSEFQALSQQIPETAKTVIMRLGKMQYLDQSGLYAMEDMLLDLKKRNIEVLFVDLLEQPRYMMERIDIIPDFIPLKHIFKNFDTCVLWVKENIKDEF, from the coding sequence ATGAAAAACATATTTTCTAACATAAAAGGAGATCTTTTTGGCGGAATTACAGCTGGTATTGTTGCACTACCTTTAGCTTTAGCTTTTGGAGTTTCATCTGGTTTAGGACCAAGTGCAGGATTGTATGGTGCAATTTTTATTAGTTTTTTTGCTGCTTTATTTGGTGGTACAAATACACAAATATCTGGCCCAACAGCTCCAATGACAGCCGTAAGTATGGTAGTTATTGCTGGTATTATTGCGGCAAACGATGGTGATATTACAAAGGCAATGCCCGCTATTTTAACGGTGTTTATTTTAGCTGGTTTGTTTCAAATTATTTTAGGTGTTGTAGGTTTGGGTAAATACATTAGGTACATACCCTATCCTGTTGTATCTGGTTTTATGACAGCAATTGGGGTTATTATTTTACTTACTCAAATACTTCCTTCTGTTGGTTATTATCCAAAGGAAGATGTAGAGTTTGTAAATACATTTAAACCCGAAGCTCAAGAAATAATTTTAGAAAACATTTTAAAAGAACAAGTTGGTGAAGGCACATTAGTTTTAGATAATTTTAAAGAAACTATTAATAATGCGCAAAACATCAGTTTAGAAGATGTTACTAGAGAGTCTAAAACATTGGCAGCAAAAGAAGCTTCTGGTGCATTAGGTGCTTTAAAAGTTTTACCAAGAGCACTAAAAAACATCAATTTGTTAGAGTTGTTGTTGGCTTTAGGAACCATTGTAATTATATATGGTTTTAAGAGAATTACATTAAAAATACCAAGTACACTTGTTGCTTTAATTGTAATGTCTGGTATAGCGGTTGGTTTTAATTTAGATTATAGAACTATTCAAGAAATACCAAGCGGAATTCCAATTCCGAAATGGGAAATCTTTACAGATTTTAGTTTAACCAACGTAACACCTTACATATTTACAGCGCTTACCTTATCATTATTAGGTGCTATAGATTCTTTGTTAACCAGTGTTGTAGCAGATAACATGACAAAAACCAAACACAAACCCAATAAAGAACTTGTTGGGCAAGGTATTGGTAATACAATTGCTGCTATTTTTGGTGGAATTCCGGGTGCTGGTGCAACAATTAGAACTGTAGTAAATATTAATGCCGGTGGAAAAACTAAAATTTCTGGTATGATTGCAGGTATTATGTTACTTGTAATTATGTTAGGTTTAGGACCTATAGCTTCTAAAATACCTGCAGGAGTATTAGCCGGAATTTTAATTACTGTAGGAATTGGTGTGATGGATTATAAAGGTTTAAAAGCAATACCACACTTACCAAAGGACATAAAAATAGGTCCGATAAAATTGAGTTCTGAAGTATTAATTATGATGGTGGTTTTACTACTATCTACTTTCTGGAACTTGGTTTATGCCGTAGGGATTGGTTTGGTAATCGCCTCTTTAATGTTCATGAAAAAAATTGGAGATTTAACTGCGAAAAGATCCGACGTAAAATCTTTAAAAGAAGAAGTTTGGTCTGATGAGATTAATTTTCCAGAAAATTTAAAAGAAGAAGTATTTATCAAACACCTAAAAGGACCTTTGTTTTTTGGTTCTACTAGCGAGTTTCAAGCATTGTCGCAACAAATACCAGAAACTGCCAAAACCGTTATTATGCGTTTAGGCAAAATGCAATATTTAGACCAATCTGGTTTATATGCGATGGAAGATATGCTGTTAGATTTAAAGAAAAGAAATATAGAAGTCTTGTTTGTAGATTTATTAGAGCAACCAAGATATATGATGGAAAGAATAGACATCATACCCGATTTTATCCCTTTAAAACACATTTTTAAAAACTTTGATACTTGTGTTTTATGGGTTAAAGAAAATATTAAAGACGAATTTTAA
- a CDS encoding SulP family inorganic anion transporter, with protein sequence MFKYIKNDIPASIVVFFVALPLCLGIALASGAPLFSGLIAGIIGGIIVGGLSGSKIGVSGPAAGLAAIVLTAIGTLGGYENFLVAVVLGGVIQLIFGFLKAGIIGYYFPSSVIKGMLTGIGIIIILKQIPHFFGYDADPEGDFAFFQVDGQNTFSEIINSINNISLGSTIIGIIGLAILILWSNVLSKKGKFFQIIQGPLVAVVAGIVYYFVTSENSKYGINSEHLVSVPVPDSIDSFLGQFSFPNFSALSNPQVWVTGFTIALVASLETLLCVEATDKLDPHKNVTPTNRELLAQGTGNIVSGLIGGLPITQVIVRSSANIQSGGRTKLSAIIHGFLLLISVLLIPTLLNKIPLSVLAAVLLIVGYKLAKPSVFKEMVKLGWKQWLPFTVTVVGIVFTDLLVGIALGLAVGIVVILIKSFQNSHFLHIEDKSNGKNRIKMTLAEEVTFFNKGAILKELDSLPENTYLEIDVRKTRYLDNDIIEILEDFAFKAKERNIDIQLISERGIVENPPSYIEFFNLRPKKTA encoded by the coding sequence ATGTTTAAATATATTAAAAACGATATTCCTGCTAGTATAGTTGTGTTTTTCGTAGCATTACCATTATGTTTAGGTATTGCATTGGCAAGTGGTGCTCCTTTATTTTCTGGTTTAATTGCTGGTATTATTGGTGGTATTATTGTAGGTGGTTTAAGTGGTTCTAAAATCGGGGTAAGTGGTCCGGCTGCAGGTTTAGCTGCAATTGTTTTAACTGCCATAGGAACTTTAGGAGGTTATGAAAACTTTTTAGTTGCTGTAGTTTTAGGTGGTGTAATTCAGTTAATTTTTGGTTTTTTAAAGGCAGGAATTATTGGTTATTATTTTCCTTCATCAGTAATTAAAGGTATGTTAACTGGTATTGGTATTATCATTATACTAAAACAAATACCACACTTTTTTGGCTATGATGCAGATCCAGAAGGTGACTTTGCATTCTTTCAAGTAGATGGTCAAAATACATTTTCAGAAATTATAAATTCTATAAATAACATTAGTTTAGGTTCTACAATTATTGGTATTATTGGATTGGCTATTTTAATACTTTGGAGCAATGTTTTATCTAAAAAAGGTAAGTTTTTTCAAATTATTCAAGGCCCATTAGTAGCAGTAGTTGCTGGTATTGTTTATTATTTTGTAACTAGTGAAAACTCTAAATACGGAATCAATTCAGAACATTTAGTAAGTGTACCTGTACCAGATAGTATCGATTCTTTCTTAGGACAGTTTAGTTTTCCTAATTTTAGTGCACTTTCTAATCCGCAGGTTTGGGTTACAGGTTTTACTATTGCTTTAGTGGCAAGTTTAGAAACCTTATTATGTGTAGAAGCTACAGATAAATTAGATCCTCATAAAAATGTAACACCAACAAACAGAGAGTTATTAGCGCAAGGTACTGGTAATATTGTATCTGGTCTAATTGGTGGTTTACCAATTACACAAGTAATTGTTAGAAGTTCTGCAAACATACAATCTGGTGGTAGAACAAAGTTATCTGCAATTATTCATGGTTTTTTATTATTAATCTCGGTACTTTTAATTCCTACTTTATTAAATAAAATTCCGTTATCTGTATTAGCTGCTGTATTATTAATTGTTGGTTACAAGCTAGCAAAACCATCGGTTTTTAAAGAAATGGTTAAGTTAGGATGGAAACAATGGTTGCCATTTACAGTAACTGTAGTAGGTATTGTATTTACAGATTTACTTGTAGGTATTGCTTTAGGTTTAGCTGTAGGTATTGTAGTAATTTTAATCAAAAGTTTTCAAAATTCTCACTTTTTACACATTGAAGATAAAAGCAATGGTAAAAACAGAATTAAAATGACACTAGCAGAAGAAGTTACGTTTTTTAACAAAGGAGCAATTTTAAAAGAGTTAGATAGCTTACCAGAAAATACGTACTTAGAAATTGATGTTCGTAAAACAAGGTATTTAGATAATGATATTATCGAAATTTTAGAAGATTTTGCTTTTAAAGCTAAAGAAAGAAATATCGATATACAATTAATTTCTGAAAGAGGAATTGTAGAAAACCCACCAAGTTATATTGAGTTTTTTAATTTAAGACCTAAAAAAACAGCCTAA
- a CDS encoding SH3 domain-containing protein: protein MKKFLFLLLLIANSLAAQNIDSLFNSANELYRNGNYDKAIESYKQILEQDAISDELFYNLGNSYYKLNKVGPSIFYYEKALQLNPLNQDVKNNLVFAKRLALDNIEEVPKTFLQKFNANYLQKLSYNEWAVVTIVFVLLSAVLFLLFYFAYTPTKKRFFFTLAIISFILFVAAISITYNQYNFSKNTKKAIVFAAKTEVRNAPTLNSEEVFTLHEGTKVIVLDAVDNWKKIKLADGKIGWIISDEIKMLDNN, encoded by the coding sequence ATGAAGAAATTTTTATTTTTATTGTTGCTAATTGCAAACAGTTTAGCAGCACAGAATATTGATAGCTTATTTAATTCTGCAAACGAATTATATAGAAACGGCAACTACGATAAAGCAATAGAAAGTTATAAACAAATATTAGAACAAGATGCTATTTCTGATGAGTTATTTTATAATTTAGGAAATTCTTATTATAAACTTAATAAAGTTGGGCCTTCAATATTTTACTATGAAAAGGCCTTACAATTAAACCCTTTAAACCAAGATGTAAAAAACAATCTGGTTTTTGCAAAACGTTTAGCTTTAGATAATATCGAAGAAGTACCAAAAACTTTTTTACAAAAATTTAATGCAAATTACCTTCAAAAGTTGTCTTATAATGAATGGGCTGTTGTAACAATTGTATTTGTGTTGTTAAGCGCAGTCTTGTTTTTATTGTTCTATTTTGCTTATACTCCAACTAAAAAAAGATTCTTTTTTACATTAGCTATTATTAGTTTTATATTATTTGTTGCAGCAATTAGCATTACCTATAATCAATATAATTTTTCTAAAAACACAAAAAAAGCCATTGTATTTGCAGCCAAAACAGAAGTTAGAAATGCACCTACTTTAAACTCAGAAGAAGTTTTTACTTTACACGAGGGTACAAAAGTAATTGTTTTAGATGCGGTAGATAATTGGAAAAAGATTAAATTAGCAGACGGGAAGATAGGTTGGATAATTTCTGATGAAATAAAAATGTTAGATAATAACTAA
- a CDS encoding BatD family protein, whose protein sequence is MKSKVYISIIICLLSFSFVAQEATLKTKVSKNKLGVNQRLRVVFSIDKQGGDNFTPPNFTNFKIVGGPSQSVSQSISSTPSGRKVTFSQSYTYIIQPKRKGELSIGSASVTFNGKTIKSDPVKIIVLDAVEIPKDPNDPNYIAQQNIHLVAEISKSRPYVGEGVYVEYRLYVSENVSVYDTNVTEAPKYNGFWNQNIKINGFPVKMGKYNGENYRYIVLQKALLIPTKTGKLSIDPMKMDIVIGVPSGRTDFFGNAITKNVRREFASAKKIINPRALPLEGKPANFNGAVGQFKFDVALSKEVLKANESSQVKVKVSGNGNLNLFELPEVETPAELEMYQPERKESTRVGANGISGYIADNYTLVPQYKGKYKIPSISFSFFNPKEKKYKTIATEDLFVDVLEGKELVTVDTTLVRKQNVVTTGNNFRYIAIKTDFITTLQKDFFKSTLFYILLILPFIAIPIILFLARKAEERNNDVIGNKTRKANKLVKKYLSEAKKQLGKKEAFYEALERALHNYLKAKLGIETSDISKEKITEILENKGVDKDAILKFIDVLKSSDFARYTPFTATEMKEEFERAKEVIVQLDKQL, encoded by the coding sequence ATGAAGTCGAAAGTTTACATATCCATAATTATTTGCTTATTAAGTTTTTCTTTTGTTGCACAAGAAGCAACATTAAAAACGAAAGTCAGCAAAAACAAACTAGGTGTTAATCAGCGTTTAAGAGTTGTTTTTTCTATTGACAAACAAGGCGGAGATAATTTTACTCCTCCTAATTTTACTAATTTTAAAATTGTTGGTGGGCCAAGTCAATCTGTTAGCCAAAGTATCAGTTCTACACCAAGTGGTAGAAAAGTTACATTTTCGCAATCTTATACATACATCATTCAGCCAAAAAGAAAAGGAGAACTTTCTATAGGAAGCGCATCTGTTACTTTTAATGGAAAAACAATAAAATCAGATCCTGTAAAAATTATTGTTTTAGATGCTGTAGAAATTCCAAAAGACCCTAACGACCCAAATTATATTGCACAACAAAACATACACCTAGTTGCAGAAATTTCTAAATCTAGACCTTATGTTGGCGAAGGTGTTTATGTAGAATACAGATTATATGTAAGTGAAAATGTAAGCGTTTACGATACAAACGTTACCGAAGCACCAAAATATAATGGTTTCTGGAATCAGAACATTAAAATTAACGGTTTTCCTGTAAAAATGGGAAAATACAATGGTGAAAATTATAGATATATTGTACTTCAGAAAGCCTTATTAATTCCTACAAAAACAGGTAAACTTTCGATAGATCCCATGAAAATGGATATCGTAATTGGTGTACCTTCTGGCAGAACAGATTTCTTTGGAAACGCAATTACAAAAAATGTTAGAAGAGAATTTGCTTCTGCTAAAAAAATCATCAACCCAAGAGCATTACCTTTAGAAGGAAAACCTGCTAACTTTAACGGCGCCGTTGGTCAGTTTAAATTTGATGTTGCGCTTAGTAAAGAGGTATTAAAAGCAAACGAAAGTAGCCAAGTAAAAGTAAAAGTTTCTGGTAATGGTAATTTAAACTTATTTGAGTTGCCCGAAGTAGAAACTCCGGCAGAATTAGAAATGTATCAGCCAGAACGCAAAGAAAGCACACGTGTTGGCGCTAACGGAATTTCTGGTTACATTGCAGATAATTACACTTTAGTTCCTCAATACAAAGGAAAATATAAAATACCAAGTATTTCGTTTTCTTTCTTTAATCCGAAAGAGAAAAAATACAAAACTATTGCTACAGAAGATTTATTTGTAGATGTTTTAGAAGGCAAAGAATTGGTAACTGTAGACACAACTCTTGTAAGAAAACAAAATGTTGTTACAACAGGTAATAATTTTAGATACATTGCAATAAAAACAGATTTTATTACAACTCTACAAAAAGACTTTTTTAAGTCTACCTTGTTCTATATTCTTTTAATTTTACCATTTATAGCAATACCAATTATTTTATTTTTAGCTAGAAAAGCAGAAGAAAGAAATAACGACGTTATTGGTAATAAAACTAGAAAAGCAAACAAACTAGTTAAAAAATATTTATCTGAAGCTAAAAAACAGTTAGGTAAAAAAGAAGCTTTTTACGAAGCCTTAGAAAGGGCTTTGCACAATTACTTAAAAGCTAAATTAGGAATAGAAACTTCTGATATTAGTAAAGAAAAGATAACAGAAATATTAGAAAACAAAGGTGTAGATAAAGATGCTATTTTAAAATTTATTGATGTTTTAAAAAGTTCTGATTTTGCTAGATACACTCCATTTACAGCTACTGAAATGAAAGAAGAGTTTGAAAGAGCAAAAGAAGTTATTGTTCAATTAGATAAACAGTTATAA
- a CDS encoding tetratricopeptide repeat protein, which translates to MKFTYIVVVFLMLFSTKEIVAQKDTVAQQRVARKMLRQGNELYNKQQFTDASVAYQKALGNNSNYDKATYNLGNAFYQNKNFKEAIPQYELTAKTATNKFTRAEAYHNIGNAMMESKNYQGAVDAFKNSLRNNPKDDETRYNLAVAQKLLEKEKQDNKDDKNKDKDKDKKDQKDKDKDDKNKDKNEDNKDQKDKDKKDENKDGDGDKDKDKKQDPKKDNKKDQQKPKPQQGKMTPQQVKQLLESLNNEEKKTQKKMNAKKAKGKKVKQEKDW; encoded by the coding sequence ATGAAATTTACATACATAGTAGTTGTCTTTTTAATGCTATTTTCAACAAAAGAAATAGTAGCGCAAAAAGATACTGTAGCACAACAAAGAGTTGCACGTAAAATGTTACGTCAAGGTAACGAGCTTTATAACAAACAACAATTTACAGATGCTTCTGTGGCTTATCAAAAAGCATTAGGCAACAATTCTAATTACGATAAAGCTACTTATAATTTAGGCAATGCTTTTTATCAGAATAAAAATTTTAAAGAAGCAATTCCTCAATACGAATTAACAGCAAAAACTGCAACAAACAAGTTTACAAGAGCAGAAGCTTACCATAATATTGGTAATGCCATGATGGAGTCTAAAAACTACCAAGGTGCTGTAGATGCTTTTAAAAATTCTTTAAGAAATAATCCAAAAGATGATGAAACTCGTTACAATTTAGCCGTTGCTCAAAAGCTTTTAGAAAAAGAAAAGCAAGACAATAAAGACGACAAAAACAAAGACAAGGATAAAGATAAAAAAGACCAAAAGGACAAAGATAAAGACGACAAGAATAAAGATAAGAACGAGGACAATAAAGACCAAAAAGACAAAGATAAAAAAGACGAGAATAAAGACGGCGATGGTGACAAGGATAAAGACAAAAAGCAAGATCCTAAAAAAGACAATAAAAAAGATCAGCAAAAACCAAAACCACAACAGGGTAAAATGACTCCGCAGCAAGTTAAACAATTGCTAGAAAGTTTAAATAACGAAGAGAAAAAAACCCAAAAGAAAATGAATGCCAAAAAAGCAAAGGGTAAAAAAGTAAAACAAGAAAAAGATTGGTAA
- a CDS encoding vWA domain-containing protein — protein MYRIEEPIYFYLLTIIPVMVVIFLLVFWWKKRTQRKFSNALLLKKLAPNSSAFKTTLKLVFLLLGISFLIISLTNPKMGTKLKTVKREGVDIVFALDVSKSMLAEDIAPNRLEKAKQIISKTIDKLGSDRVGIIVYAGNSYPLLPITTDHGAANMFLQNANPDMVSSQGTDINGALELAKTYYNNDDQTNRFLIILSDGEDHQEETKQVAQNLANEGVKIYTVGVGTEKGGPIPMRLNGSMIGYKKDNKGETVITKRKPEVLKGIANVADGAYIDGNITEKPVNAMAEIIANAEKNEFETKQFSDYKDQFQWFLALGLLFLVIDVFLFDKKTKWLRKVDLFNEEKNLKK, from the coding sequence ATGTACAGAATAGAAGAACCAATTTATTTTTATTTACTTACAATCATTCCGGTAATGGTTGTTATTTTCTTGTTGGTTTTTTGGTGGAAAAAAAGAACACAACGCAAGTTTTCTAATGCTCTTTTATTAAAAAAATTAGCACCAAATTCATCAGCTTTTAAAACTACTTTAAAATTAGTTTTTCTACTGTTAGGAATTAGCTTTTTAATTATTTCTCTAACAAACCCTAAAATGGGTACAAAACTAAAAACTGTAAAAAGAGAAGGTGTAGATATTGTTTTTGCTTTAGATGTTTCTAAAAGTATGCTTGCAGAAGACATTGCACCAAATAGACTAGAAAAAGCAAAACAAATTATCTCTAAAACAATAGATAAATTAGGTTCTGATAGAGTTGGTATTATTGTTTATGCAGGTAATTCTTATCCGTTATTACCCATAACTACAGATCATGGTGCCGCAAATATGTTTTTACAAAACGCCAATCCAGATATGGTTTCTAGCCAAGGTACCGATATTAATGGCGCTTTAGAACTAGCAAAAACGTATTATAATAACGACGATCAAACAAATCGTTTTTTAATTATTCTTTCTGATGGTGAAGATCATCAAGAAGAAACAAAACAAGTTGCACAAAACTTAGCCAACGAAGGTGTAAAAATTTATACTGTTGGTGTTGGAACAGAAAAAGGAGGACCAATACCAATGCGTTTAAATGGCTCTATGATTGGTTATAAAAAAGACAATAAAGGCGAAACTGTAATTACAAAACGTAAACCAGAAGTTTTAAAAGGAATTGCAAATGTAGCTGATGGCGCTTATATTGATGGTAATATCACAGAGAAGCCTGTAAATGCTATGGCAGAGATAATTGCCAATGCAGAAAAAAACGAATTCGAAACCAAGCAATTTTCTGATTATAAAGATCAGTTTCAATGGTTTTTGGCATTAGGTTTGCTATTTCTAGTGATAGATGTATTCTTATTTGATAAGAAAACAAAATGGCTAAGAAAAGTAGATTTATTTAATGAAGAAAAGAATCTAAAAAAATAG
- a CDS encoding vWA domain-containing protein, which translates to MNWSNFEFLNIEFLWLLILIPLLAVWHFFMRKKDTAVLTMPSIKGFKAETSILAKLKPILYVLRLLALAAIIVALARPRNVSVSKKTKTNKGIDIVMAIDISASMLARDLKPNRLEALKKVAVNFIDRRPNDRIGIVVYAGESFTKTPITSDKGIVKRSISELKWGQLENGTAIGMGLGSGVNRLKESKAKSKVIILLTDGVNNSGNIDPRTATELAKELKIKVYTIGIGTNGMADFPWSRDPRTGKLNFRKQQVTIDEKLLEEIAAETEGKYFRATDNESLKEIYDEIDKLEKTKIEEFKYYNYQEKFRIFVFLGLGLLVLEFILRNTLFKSFI; encoded by the coding sequence ATGAACTGGAGTAATTTCGAATTTTTAAATATTGAGTTTCTCTGGCTATTAATATTAATTCCGTTATTAGCTGTTTGGCATTTTTTTATGCGAAAAAAAGATACAGCAGTTTTAACAATGCCAAGTATAAAAGGTTTTAAAGCAGAAACATCTATTCTAGCAAAGTTAAAACCTATACTTTACGTTTTAAGATTACTAGCTTTAGCCGCAATTATTGTAGCATTGGCAAGACCAAGAAATGTTTCTGTTAGCAAAAAAACAAAAACAAATAAAGGAATCGATATTGTAATGGCAATCGATATTTCTGCCAGTATGCTTGCAAGAGATTTAAAACCAAACAGACTAGAAGCACTTAAAAAAGTTGCTGTAAATTTTATAGATAGAAGGCCAAACGATAGAATTGGTATTGTTGTTTACGCAGGTGAAAGTTTTACGAAAACACCTATAACTAGTGATAAAGGCATTGTAAAAAGGTCCATTTCTGAATTAAAATGGGGGCAATTAGAAAACGGAACTGCTATAGGAATGGGTTTAGGTTCTGGAGTTAACAGGCTTAAAGAAAGTAAAGCTAAAAGTAAAGTAATTATTTTACTAACAGATGGTGTAAATAACTCTGGTAATATCGACCCGAGAACAGCAACAGAGTTAGCAAAAGAATTAAAGATTAAAGTGTATACTATTGGTATAGGTACAAATGGTATGGCAGATTTTCCTTGGAGTAGAGACCCAAGAACAGGTAAATTAAACTTTAGAAAACAACAAGTAACAATAGACGAAAAACTTTTAGAAGAAATTGCTGCAGAAACAGAAGGAAAATATTTTAGAGCTACAGATAATGAATCTTTAAAAGAGATTTATGATGAAATTGACAAGCTAGAAAAAACTAAAATAGAAGAGTTTAAGTATTACAATTATCAAGAAAAATTTAGAATTTTTGTCTTTTTAGGTTTAGGCCTATTAGTTTTAGAATTTATTTTAAGAAACACATTATTTAAGAGTTTTATATAA